The Streptomyces sp. NBC_01689 genome includes a window with the following:
- a CDS encoding AzlD domain-containing protein produces MNIWIAIGVTAVGCYVVKLTGLLVPAGVLERPLVKRLAALLPVALLAALTAQQTFADGRVLVLDAKAAGLAAAAVALLLRAPFLLVVGAAVVVTAGVRALTG; encoded by the coding sequence TTGAACATCTGGATCGCGATCGGCGTGACCGCCGTCGGCTGCTACGTCGTGAAGCTCACGGGGCTGCTGGTTCCGGCGGGCGTCCTGGAGCGTCCGCTCGTCAAGCGCCTCGCCGCCCTGCTGCCCGTCGCCCTGCTCGCGGCGCTCACGGCGCAGCAGACCTTCGCCGACGGACGCGTCCTGGTCCTGGACGCGAAGGCCGCCGGACTCGCCGCGGCAGCCGTGGCACTGCTCCTGAGGGCGCCCTTCCTGCTCGTGGTCGGTGCCGCGGTGGTCGTGACGGCGGGGGTGCGGGCGCTGACGGGCTGA
- a CDS encoding AI-2E family transporter, producing MAPTDETAQVDQQASPSGTTPPAPPPGGDAVAQGARMPRWLPRAMVLALTLIAVFQLGSWAFHQLIGLLINILIAFFLALAIEPAVSWMASYGMRRGMATFLVFFGLLIVTAGFVALLGSMLAGQIIKMVEGFPEYLDSVINWVNSTFHTDLRRVDVQDSLVHSDWLRKYVQNSATGVLDVSAQVLGGLFKLLTITLFSFYFAADGPRLRRALCSVLPPARQAEVLRAWEIAVDKTGGYLYSRGLMALISGIAHYILLESLGVPYAPVLAVWVGLVSQFIPTIGTYLAGALPMLIAFTVDPWYALWVLVFVVIYQQFENYVLQPKLTSKTVDIHPAVAFGSVIAGTALLGAVGALIAIPAVATLQAFLGAYVKRYDVTDDPRVHGRRIRRPGSVRARLRGLLGR from the coding sequence GTGGCCCCGACAGACGAGACCGCGCAGGTCGACCAGCAGGCATCACCGTCCGGCACGACGCCGCCCGCGCCGCCCCCCGGTGGGGACGCCGTGGCGCAGGGCGCCCGCATGCCGCGCTGGCTGCCGCGCGCGATGGTGCTGGCGCTCACCCTCATCGCCGTCTTCCAGCTGGGCAGTTGGGCGTTCCACCAGCTGATAGGCCTGTTGATCAACATCCTCATCGCGTTCTTCCTGGCGCTCGCGATCGAGCCCGCGGTGAGCTGGATGGCCTCGTACGGCATGCGCCGGGGGATGGCGACCTTCCTCGTCTTCTTCGGCCTGCTGATCGTGACCGCCGGATTCGTCGCGCTGCTGGGCTCGATGCTCGCGGGCCAGATCATCAAGATGGTCGAGGGTTTCCCCGAGTACCTGGACTCGGTGATCAACTGGGTCAACTCGACCTTCCACACCGACCTGAGACGGGTGGACGTCCAGGACAGCCTGGTCCACTCCGACTGGCTGCGGAAGTACGTGCAGAACAGCGCGACCGGCGTCCTGGACGTGTCGGCGCAGGTGCTCGGGGGCCTCTTCAAGCTGCTGACGATCACGCTGTTCTCGTTCTACTTCGCGGCCGACGGGCCACGGCTGCGGCGCGCGCTGTGCTCCGTGCTGCCGCCCGCGCGGCAGGCCGAGGTGCTGCGGGCGTGGGAGATCGCGGTCGACAAGACCGGCGGCTATCTGTACTCGCGCGGCCTGATGGCGCTGATCTCCGGCATCGCGCACTACATCCTGCTGGAGTCCCTGGGCGTGCCCTACGCGCCCGTGCTCGCCGTCTGGGTCGGGCTGGTCTCGCAGTTCATCCCCACCATCGGCACCTACCTCGCGGGCGCCCTGCCGATGCTGATCGCGTTCACGGTCGATCCCTGGTACGCGCTGTGGGTGCTGGTCTTCGTCGTGATCTACCAGCAGTTCGAGAACTATGTGCTGCAGCCGAAGCTGACCTCCAAGACCGTCGACATCCACCCCGCGGTCGCCTTCGGCTCGGTCATCGCGGGCACCGCGCTGCTCGGCGCCGTCGGTGCCCTGATCGCCATTCCCGCGGTCGCCACGCTGCAGGCCTTCCTGGGCGCGTACGTGAAGCGGTACGACGTCACGGACGACCCCCGGGTGCACGGACGCCGGATCAGAAGACCCGGCTCGGTCCGCGCGCGGCTGCGCGGACTGCTCGGCAGATGA
- the recA gene encoding recombinase RecA: MAGTDREKALDAALAQIERQFGKGAVMRLGERPNEPIEVIPTGSTALDVALGVGGLPRGRVVEVYGPESSGKTTLTLHAVANAQRAGGQVAFVDAEHALDPEYAKKLGVDIDNLILSQPDNGEQALEIVDMLVRSGALDLIVIDSVAALVPRAEIEGEMGDSHVGLQARLMSQALRKITSALNQSKTTAIFINQLREKIGVMFGSPETTTGGRALKFYASVRLDIRRIETLKDGTDAVGNRTRVKVVKNKVAPPFKQAEFDILYGQGISREGGLIDMGVEHGFVRKAGAWYTYEGDQLGQGKENARNFLKDNPDLANEIEKKIKEKLGVGVRPAEPTAEPGADAAAPAVSDEAAKTVPAPAVKATKSKAAAAKS; this comes from the coding sequence ATGGCAGGTACGGACCGCGAGAAGGCGCTCGACGCCGCGCTCGCACAGATTGAACGGCAATTCGGCAAGGGCGCGGTGATGCGTCTGGGCGAGCGCCCGAACGAGCCCATCGAGGTCATCCCCACCGGGTCGACCGCGCTCGACGTGGCCCTCGGCGTCGGCGGTCTCCCGCGCGGCCGGGTGGTGGAGGTGTACGGCCCGGAGTCCTCCGGCAAGACCACGCTGACGCTGCACGCGGTGGCGAACGCGCAGCGGGCCGGCGGCCAGGTGGCCTTCGTGGACGCCGAGCACGCCCTCGACCCCGAGTACGCGAAGAAGCTCGGCGTCGACATCGACAACCTGATCCTGTCCCAGCCGGACAACGGTGAGCAGGCTCTGGAGATCGTGGACATGCTCGTCCGCTCCGGCGCCCTCGACCTCATCGTCATCGACTCCGTCGCCGCGCTGGTGCCGCGCGCGGAGATCGAGGGCGAGATGGGTGACTCGCACGTGGGTCTGCAGGCCCGTCTGATGAGCCAGGCCCTGCGCAAGATCACCAGCGCGCTCAACCAGTCGAAGACCACCGCGATCTTCATCAACCAGCTCCGCGAGAAGATCGGCGTGATGTTCGGTTCGCCGGAGACCACGACGGGTGGCCGGGCGCTGAAGTTCTACGCCTCGGTGCGCCTCGACATCCGCCGCATCGAAACGCTGAAGGACGGCACGGACGCGGTCGGCAACCGCACCCGCGTCAAGGTCGTCAAGAACAAGGTCGCGCCCCCCTTCAAGCAGGCCGAGTTCGACATCCTCTACGGGCAGGGCATCAGCCGCGAGGGCGGTCTGATCGACATGGGCGTGGAGCACGGCTTCGTGCGCAAGGCCGGCGCCTGGTACACGTACGAGGGCGACCAGCTCGGCCAGGGCAAGGAGAACGCGCGCAACTTCCTGAAGGACAACCCCGACCTGGCGAACGAGATCGAGAAGAAGATCAAGGAGAAGCTGGGCGTCGGCGTACGGCCGGCCGAGCCCACCGCCGAGCCGGGCGCGGACGCGGCGGCCCCGGCCGTCTCGGACGAGGCCGCGAAGACGGTGCCGGCCCCCGCGGTCAAGGCCACCAAGTCCAAGGCCGCGGCGGCCAAGAGCTAG
- a CDS encoding ATP-dependent helicase, whose product MVSSAHRALDGFSPATRGWFTGAFSAPTAAQAGAWKAIGEGSDVLVVAPTGSGKTLAAFLAALDQLASTPPPADPRKRCRVLYVSPLKALAVDVERNLRSPLTGIRQESVRLGLPEPEVKVGIRSGDTPAAERRSLATRPPDILITTPESLFLMLTSATRDALTGIETVILDEVHAVAGTKRGAHLALTLERLDELLPRPARRIGLSATVRPVDEVARYLSPRRKVEIVQPPSGKEFDLSVVVPVEDLGELGGSPAADGKEGAEKPSIWPHVEERITDLVQSHRSTIVFANSRRLAERLCNRLNEIAYERATGEPLEEAHAPAELMGGSGAAQGAPPVIARAHHGSVSKEQRALVEEDLKAGRLPAVVATSSLELGIDMGAVDLVIQVESPPSVASGLQRVGRAGHQVGAVSTGVVFPKYRGDLVQAAVVTERMRTGSIESLRVPANPLDVLAQQLVAMTALDTWQVDDLLATVRRAAPFASLPESAFTAVLDMLAGRYPSDAFAELRPRVVWDRVAGTVTGRPGAQRLAVTSGGTIPDRGLFGVFLAGADPKKGGGRVGELDEEMVYESRVGDVFTLGTSSWRIEDITRDRVLVSPAPGVPGRLPFWKGDQLGRPLELGRAVGAFLREVGSLPEEDARLRLVAAGLDAWAADNVLSYLAEQREACGHVPDDRTIVVERFRDELGDWRVVVHSPFGAQVHAPWALALGARLSERYGMDAQVMHADDGIVLRLPDADLMGLDLLDQEPARAGTAYDSEQAPVGASDVAFDKGEVNQIVTDQVGGSALFAARFRECAARALLLPRRSPGKRTPLWQQRQRAAQLLQVASEFGSFPIVLEAVRECLQDVFDVPGLTELMGDIESRRVRLVEVTTPEPSPFARSLLFGYVAQFLYEGDSPLAERRAAALSLDSRLLAELLGQAELRELLDAEVLTELERELQWLTEDRRVKDPEGVADLLRLLGPLTEAELAERGAAPEWAGELAAARRAIRVRIAGADHWAAIEDAGRLRDALGTALPVGVPEAFTEPVKDPLGDLLARFARTHGPFTSTMAAARFGLGTAVTDGALQRLAAGGRVVQGEFHPAGIGQEWCDAAVLRRLRRRSLAALRHELEPVPPAALAQFLPRWQHVGGGHGLRGVDGLVRAVEQLQGASVPASALERLVLPSRVSGYAPAMLDELTAAGEVVWAGAGALPGKDGWVSLYLADAAPLLLPSPHPLETTALHQSVLDALSGGYGLFFRQIADQVRATTHPDATDPQLADTIWDLAWSGRLTNDTLAPMRSLLGSGRTAGSTAHRAKRTVPRGRYGSLTGGARPQSRTGPPTVAGRWSLLPAREADATVRAHALARTLLDRHGVVTRGAVAAEGVEGGFSAVYRILSAFEDSGQARRGYVVEGLGAAQFAMDGAVDRLRAAANARDRGEALTDPDAFGSTDGPPSTPPFPGDRGRPGPSGAPGATGGRGRASAHAPADGLPGPAASADPPDASGFFELPELPEFPGFPAGSGFPDGPGSAGSDDHGFSADGVFPTLHARPAADRAPFSPHHARPHQRPAVQAVVLAAADPANAYGAALSWPEPPTGAGHKPGRKAGSLVVLVEGELTLYMERGGKTLLAWPSDPEGTVTDDARLGAAAEALSAAARAGSLGTVTVERVNGASALTSPIGTLLEGAGFIATPRGLRLRA is encoded by the coding sequence ATGGTCAGCTCCGCACACCGAGCCCTCGACGGCTTCTCCCCCGCGACCCGCGGCTGGTTCACGGGGGCGTTCTCCGCGCCCACCGCGGCCCAGGCCGGGGCGTGGAAGGCCATCGGTGAGGGCTCGGACGTGCTGGTGGTCGCCCCGACCGGCTCCGGCAAGACCCTGGCGGCCTTCCTCGCCGCGCTCGACCAGCTGGCCTCGACGCCGCCACCGGCCGACCCCAGGAAGCGCTGCCGGGTGCTGTACGTGTCACCGCTCAAGGCCCTCGCGGTCGACGTGGAGCGGAATCTGCGCAGCCCGCTGACCGGCATCCGCCAGGAATCGGTGCGCCTGGGGCTGCCCGAGCCCGAGGTGAAGGTGGGCATCCGTTCCGGCGACACCCCGGCCGCCGAGCGCCGCTCGCTGGCCACCCGCCCGCCGGACATCCTGATCACCACGCCCGAGTCGCTGTTCCTGATGCTGACGTCGGCGACCCGGGACGCGCTGACGGGCATCGAGACGGTGATCCTGGACGAGGTGCACGCGGTCGCCGGCACGAAGCGCGGGGCCCATCTGGCGCTGACCCTGGAGCGCCTCGACGAGCTGCTGCCCCGTCCCGCGCGCCGCATCGGCCTCTCCGCGACGGTCCGGCCGGTCGACGAGGTGGCGCGCTATCTCTCCCCCCGCCGCAAGGTGGAGATCGTCCAGCCGCCCTCCGGCAAGGAGTTCGACCTGTCGGTGGTCGTCCCCGTCGAGGACCTGGGCGAGCTGGGCGGCTCCCCCGCGGCCGACGGCAAGGAGGGCGCGGAGAAGCCCTCGATCTGGCCGCACGTGGAGGAGCGGATCACCGACCTCGTCCAGTCCCACCGCTCCACGATCGTGTTCGCCAACTCCCGCCGCCTGGCGGAGCGCCTCTGCAACCGGCTCAACGAGATCGCGTACGAGCGGGCGACCGGCGAGCCCCTGGAGGAGGCCCACGCCCCGGCCGAGCTGATGGGCGGCTCCGGCGCGGCCCAGGGTGCTCCTCCCGTCATCGCCCGCGCCCACCACGGCTCCGTCTCCAAGGAGCAGCGCGCCCTGGTCGAGGAGGACCTGAAGGCGGGCCGCCTGCCCGCCGTGGTCGCCACCTCCAGCCTGGAGCTCGGCATCGACATGGGCGCGGTGGACCTCGTGATCCAGGTCGAGTCCCCGCCCTCCGTCGCCTCCGGCCTCCAACGCGTGGGGCGCGCGGGCCACCAGGTCGGCGCGGTCTCCACCGGCGTCGTCTTCCCCAAGTACCGCGGCGACCTCGTCCAGGCGGCGGTCGTCACCGAGCGGATGCGCACCGGCTCCATCGAGTCCCTCAGGGTCCCCGCCAACCCCCTGGACGTGCTCGCCCAGCAGCTCGTGGCCATGACCGCGCTCGACACCTGGCAGGTCGACGACCTGCTCGCCACCGTCCGGCGCGCCGCCCCCTTCGCCTCGCTCCCCGAGTCGGCGTTCACCGCCGTGCTCGACATGCTCGCCGGCCGCTACCCCTCGGACGCCTTCGCCGAGCTCCGCCCGCGCGTGGTGTGGGACCGCGTCGCCGGTACGGTCACCGGCCGCCCCGGCGCGCAGCGCCTCGCCGTCACCTCCGGCGGCACCATCCCCGACCGGGGGCTCTTCGGCGTGTTCCTCGCGGGGGCCGACCCCAAGAAGGGCGGCGGCCGGGTCGGCGAGCTCGACGAGGAGATGGTCTACGAGTCCCGTGTCGGGGACGTCTTCACCCTCGGCACGAGTTCCTGGCGCATCGAGGACATCACCCGCGACCGGGTCCTGGTCTCGCCCGCCCCCGGTGTCCCGGGCAGGCTCCCCTTCTGGAAGGGCGACCAGCTCGGCCGCCCGCTCGAACTGGGCCGCGCGGTCGGCGCGTTCCTCCGCGAGGTCGGCTCCCTGCCCGAGGAGGACGCCCGGCTCCGGCTGGTGGCCGCCGGACTCGACGCCTGGGCCGCTGACAACGTGCTGTCGTACCTCGCCGAACAGCGCGAGGCGTGCGGCCACGTCCCGGACGACCGCACGATCGTCGTCGAGCGGTTCCGCGACGAGCTGGGTGACTGGCGGGTGGTCGTGCACTCGCCCTTCGGCGCACAGGTGCACGCCCCCTGGGCCCTCGCGCTCGGCGCCCGGCTCTCCGAGCGCTACGGCATGGACGCCCAGGTCATGCACGCCGACGACGGCATCGTGCTGCGTCTGCCCGACGCCGATCTGATGGGCCTGGACCTGCTCGACCAGGAACCCGCCCGGGCGGGCACGGCGTACGACTCCGAACAGGCGCCGGTGGGCGCGTCGGACGTCGCCTTCGACAAGGGCGAGGTCAACCAGATCGTCACCGACCAGGTCGGCGGCTCCGCGCTGTTCGCGGCCCGGTTCCGCGAGTGCGCCGCCCGCGCGCTGCTGCTGCCGCGCCGCAGCCCGGGAAAGCGCACCCCGCTGTGGCAGCAGCGTCAGCGCGCGGCGCAACTGCTGCAGGTGGCGAGCGAGTTCGGGTCCTTCCCGATCGTCCTGGAAGCGGTCCGCGAGTGTCTCCAGGACGTTTTCGACGTCCCTGGCCTCACCGAGCTGATGGGCGACATCGAGTCCCGCAGGGTACGGCTCGTCGAAGTCACGACACCCGAGCCGTCCCCCTTCGCCCGCTCCCTCCTGTTCGGCTATGTCGCCCAGTTCCTGTACGAGGGCGACTCGCCGCTCGCCGAGCGCCGGGCGGCCGCCCTGTCGCTGGACTCCCGTCTGCTGGCGGAACTGCTCGGCCAGGCCGAACTGCGCGAGCTCCTCGACGCCGAGGTACTGACCGAGCTGGAGCGCGAGCTCCAGTGGCTCACCGAGGACCGGCGCGTCAAGGACCCCGAGGGCGTCGCGGACCTGCTGCGCCTGCTGGGCCCGCTCACCGAGGCCGAGTTGGCCGAGCGGGGTGCCGCGCCGGAATGGGCCGGGGAGCTGGCGGCGGCCCGCCGCGCCATCCGGGTCCGGATCGCCGGCGCCGACCACTGGGCGGCGATCGAGGACGCCGGCCGGCTGCGCGACGCGCTGGGCACCGCGCTGCCCGTCGGCGTCCCGGAGGCCTTCACGGAGCCGGTCAAGGATCCGCTGGGCGACCTCCTCGCACGCTTCGCCCGCACACACGGCCCGTTCACCTCCACCATGGCCGCCGCCCGCTTCGGTCTCGGCACGGCGGTCACGGACGGGGCGCTGCAGCGCCTCGCCGCGGGCGGCCGGGTCGTGCAGGGCGAGTTCCACCCCGCGGGCATCGGGCAGGAGTGGTGCGACGCCGCGGTGCTGCGCCGACTGCGCCGCCGCTCCCTCGCGGCCCTGCGCCATGAGCTGGAGCCCGTACCGCCCGCCGCGCTCGCGCAGTTCCTTCCGCGGTGGCAGCACGTCGGCGGCGGGCACGGGCTGCGCGGCGTCGACGGACTGGTGCGTGCCGTGGAGCAGTTGCAGGGCGCTTCGGTCCCCGCCTCCGCCCTGGAGAGGCTGGTACTGCCCTCCCGGGTCTCCGGATACGCTCCCGCGATGCTCGACGAGCTCACCGCCGCCGGTGAGGTGGTCTGGGCGGGCGCCGGGGCGCTGCCCGGCAAGGACGGCTGGGTCTCGCTGTATCTCGCGGACGCGGCCCCCCTGCTCCTTCCTTCCCCGCACCCCCTGGAGACGACCGCGCTGCACCAGTCGGTCCTGGACGCGCTCTCCGGGGGCTACGGCCTGTTCTTCCGGCAGATCGCGGACCAGGTCCGCGCCACCACGCACCCCGACGCCACCGATCCCCAACTCGCCGACACCATCTGGGATCTGGCATGGTCCGGACGGCTCACGAACGACACGCTCGCCCCGATGCGCTCCCTGCTCGGCTCCGGCCGCACCGCGGGCTCCACGGCCCACCGCGCCAAGCGCACGGTCCCGCGCGGCCGTTACGGCTCCCTGACCGGCGGCGCCCGACCCCAGTCCCGTACCGGACCCCCGACCGTGGCCGGCCGCTGGTCACTGCTGCCCGCCCGTGAGGCCGACGCCACCGTGCGCGCCCACGCCCTGGCCCGCACCCTGCTCGACCGGCACGGTGTGGTGACCCGGGGCGCCGTCGCCGCCGAGGGCGTCGAGGGCGGCTTCTCCGCCGTGTACCGCATCCTGTCCGCCTTCGAGGACAGTGGTCAGGCGCGCCGCGGCTATGTGGTGGAGGGGCTCGGCGCCGCCCAGTTCGCGATGGACGGCGCGGTCGACCGGCTGCGCGCGGCGGCGAACGCACGCGACCGCGGCGAGGCCCTGACCGACCCGGACGCCTTCGGGAGCACGGACGGACCACCGTCCACGCCCCCCTTCCCCGGCGACCGCGGCCGCCCTGGTCCCTCCGGCGCTCCCGGCGCGACCGGAGGCCGCGGCCGTGCGAGCGCCCACGCCCCCGCCGACGGCCTCCCCGGCCCGGCGGCTTCCGCCGACCCCCCCGACGCCTCCGGCTTCTTCGAACTGCCCGAGCTGCCCGAGTTCCCCGGGTTCCCCGCAGGCTCGGGCTTCCCGGACGGTCCGGGTTCCGCCGGCTCCGACGACCACGGCTTCTCCGCCGACGGCGTCTTCCCCACGCTCCACGCCCGCCCCGCGGCCGACCGTGCCCCCTTCTCGCCGCACCACGCCCGCCCGCACCAGCGCCCAGCCGTCCAGGCAGTGGTCCTGGCCGCCGCCGACCCCGCGAACGCGTACGGCGCTGCCCTCTCCTGGCCGGAGCCGCCCACCGGCGCCGGACACAAGCCGGGACGCAAGGCGGGCTCCCTGGTCGTGCTCGTCGAGGGCGAGCTGACGCTCTACATGGAGCGCGGCGGCAAGACGCTGCTGGCCTGGCCGTCCGACCCGGAGGGCACGGTCACGGATGACGCGCGTCTCGGTGCGGCGGCCGAGGCCCTCTCCGCCGCGGCCCGCGCGGGCTCCCTCGGCACGGTCACGGTGGAGCGCGTGAACGGCGCCTCCGCCCTGACCTCCCCCATCGGCACACTGCTGGAAGGGGCGGGCTTCATCGCGACCCCCCGCGGACTGCGCCTGCGCGCCTGA
- a CDS encoding AzlC family ABC transporter permease — protein MGVGIAVGLSGFAFGVTSAGSGLTVPQTCALSLLVFTGASQFALVGALASGGNPLTAAAGAFFLGVRNAFYGLRLSQLLALPRAVRPFAAQWVIDETTAVALAQPTRRRVRIGFTVTGLSLYVLWNLTTLLGALGADAIGDTDAWGLDAAGPAVFLALLAPMLTTATERAVAGAAVLLGLGLLSVLPAGVPVLVAALAAPAALYVEGRRRRPAGADGLAGTAHDASGEDR, from the coding sequence CTGGGGGTCGGGATCGCCGTCGGACTGTCCGGTTTCGCCTTCGGGGTGACCTCGGCGGGCAGTGGACTCACGGTGCCGCAGACCTGTGCCCTCAGCCTCCTGGTGTTCACCGGCGCCTCCCAGTTCGCGCTCGTGGGCGCTCTCGCCAGCGGTGGCAATCCGCTCACGGCGGCAGCCGGCGCGTTCTTCCTCGGGGTCCGCAACGCCTTCTACGGGCTGCGTCTGTCGCAGTTGCTGGCCCTCCCGCGCGCGGTGCGTCCGTTCGCCGCCCAGTGGGTGATCGACGAGACGACAGCCGTGGCGCTGGCCCAGCCGACCCGTCGCCGCGTCCGGATCGGCTTCACCGTGACGGGACTCAGCCTCTACGTGCTCTGGAACCTGACCACGCTCCTGGGCGCCCTTGGGGCGGACGCCATCGGGGACACCGACGCGTGGGGGCTGGACGCCGCCGGGCCGGCCGTCTTCCTCGCGCTGCTCGCACCGATGCTGACGACCGCCACCGAGCGCGCGGTCGCCGGTGCCGCGGTGCTCCTGGGGCTCGGTCTGCTCTCCGTGCTGCCCGCGGGAGTACCGGTCCTGGTGGCCGCGCTGGCCGCGCCCGCCGCCCTCTACGTGGAGGGCCGCCGCCGTCGCCCGGCGGGGGCCGACGGCCTGGCGGGGACCGCCCACGACGCGTCTGGAGAGGACCGTTGA
- a CDS encoding AraC family transcriptional regulator codes for MAGSGRERARHWQYAELPGVDLLRARFVEKVFVRHTHENFVIAAIADGVEVFHHGGADQYAGPGTLALVNPDTPHTGRAGVPEGWRYGAVYPSPALMAEIAAETTTIRGTPGFVRPVLDDPYAVTLVHQVLRAADDGNALAADTLLRVAVTRLLRLNGAPLPQRAVLTAGSRVAARARAVLEERMAEPPTLERLATDLGTSPFALLRAFRDTYGMPPHTWLTDARVRRARRLLDTGAAPAEAAVAVGFTDQPHLNRHFTRIVGVPPGAYRRERKNVQDAGPGPYLPSGVWQNRQLAQRHTREKKTAEDPTPPSSGTPWGSGSPSDCPVSPSG; via the coding sequence ATGGCGGGTTCGGGACGGGAACGGGCACGGCACTGGCAGTACGCGGAACTGCCCGGTGTCGACCTGCTGCGCGCCCGCTTCGTCGAGAAGGTCTTCGTGCGGCACACCCACGAGAACTTCGTGATCGCCGCCATCGCCGACGGCGTCGAGGTCTTCCACCACGGCGGCGCCGACCAGTACGCGGGTCCGGGCACCCTCGCGCTGGTCAACCCCGACACCCCGCACACCGGCCGGGCCGGCGTCCCCGAGGGCTGGCGGTACGGAGCGGTGTACCCGTCTCCCGCGCTGATGGCGGAGATCGCCGCCGAGACCACCACGATCCGCGGCACCCCGGGATTCGTCCGCCCGGTGCTCGACGACCCGTACGCGGTGACTCTGGTCCACCAGGTGCTCCGGGCCGCCGACGACGGCAACGCGCTCGCCGCCGACACCCTGCTGAGGGTCGCCGTGACCCGGCTGCTCCGTCTGAACGGGGCCCCGCTGCCGCAGCGGGCCGTGCTCACCGCGGGGTCCCGCGTAGCCGCACGCGCGCGTGCCGTGCTGGAGGAGCGGATGGCCGAACCCCCGACCCTGGAACGGCTCGCCACCGACCTCGGCACCAGCCCGTTCGCCCTGCTGCGCGCCTTCCGCGACACCTACGGCATGCCACCGCACACCTGGCTCACCGACGCCCGGGTCCGCAGGGCCCGTCGGCTCCTGGACACCGGTGCCGCGCCCGCGGAGGCCGCCGTCGCCGTCGGTTTCACCGACCAGCCCCACCTGAACCGCCACTTCACCCGGATCGTGGGCGTGCCCCCGGGCGCCTACCGGCGCGAGCGCAAGAACGTACAAGACGCCGGGCCGGGACCGTACCTACCGTCCGGGGTGTGGCAGAACAGACAGCTCGCGCAGCGACACACACGAGAGAAGAAGACGGCGGAAGACCCGACGCCGCCGTCGTCCGGGACGCCCTGGGGGTCGGGATCGCCGTCGGACTGTCCGGTTTCGCCTTCGGGGTGA
- a CDS encoding Dps family protein yields the protein MYVVKSPLSDADLKTVSEALQGALVDLVDLSLVAKQIHWNVVGPRFRSVHLQLDEVVDTARLHSDTVAERASTLGVPPDGRARTVAADSGIGATPDGWVKDTDAVGTLVNALGAVITRMRARVESTAEADPVSQDIFIQITADLEKHHWMFQAENG from the coding sequence ATGTACGTCGTGAAGAGCCCGTTGTCGGACGCGGACCTGAAGACGGTGTCCGAGGCCCTGCAGGGAGCGCTGGTCGACCTGGTCGATCTCTCGCTGGTCGCGAAGCAGATCCACTGGAACGTCGTCGGGCCGCGCTTCCGGTCCGTCCACCTCCAGCTCGACGAGGTCGTGGACACCGCGCGGCTGCACTCCGACACCGTGGCCGAGCGCGCCTCGACGCTGGGGGTCCCGCCCGACGGGCGGGCGCGGACCGTGGCCGCCGACAGCGGCATCGGCGCGACCCCGGACGGCTGGGTCAAGGACACCGACGCCGTGGGGACCCTCGTCAACGCGCTGGGCGCCGTGATCACCCGGATGCGGGCCCGGGTGGAGTCCACCGCCGAGGCCGATCCGGTGAGCCAGGACATCTTCATTCAGATCACCGCCGACCTGGAGAAACACCACTGGATGTTCCAGGCTGAGAACGGCTGA
- a CDS encoding DUF3046 domain-containing protein: protein MRLTVFWQRMAEHFGAGYADTFARDHVMTELGGRTVHEALDAGWEAKDVWRVVCATMNVPYENR from the coding sequence ATGCGGTTGACGGTCTTCTGGCAGCGGATGGCGGAGCACTTCGGTGCGGGGTACGCCGACACCTTCGCGCGCGATCATGTGATGACGGAGCTGGGCGGCCGGACGGTGCACGAGGCCCTGGACGCCGGGTGGGAGGCCAAGGACGTGTGGCGCGTGGTCTGCGCGACCATGAACGTTCCGTACGAGAACCGCTGA
- a CDS encoding SDR family NAD(P)-dependent oxidoreductase produces MAVKAYDLTGRTAFVTGAAGGIGRASAVLLAEAGATVHCADLNTEGLHETAALIEDGGGAAHVHTLDVTDRARLRQAVRSCPRLDVMAAVAGIMHSSEVLDTRDEDLDRVLGVNFKGVLHSCREAALLMIEQGIRGSIVTMASGAVDTGGRGLLCYGAAKAAVVQLTKTLATEIGPHGIRVNAVAPGWTRTPMTDHHGEAQAHTEAVMARLSPLGRVGEAEDVAHAVLYLACDASAFTTGQILRPNGGVAMPW; encoded by the coding sequence ATGGCCGTGAAGGCGTACGACCTCACCGGACGCACCGCATTCGTCACCGGCGCCGCCGGCGGCATCGGCCGCGCGTCGGCCGTCCTGCTCGCGGAGGCGGGAGCCACCGTCCACTGCGCGGACCTGAACACGGAGGGGCTCCACGAGACGGCCGCACTCATCGAGGACGGCGGCGGCGCGGCCCACGTCCACACCCTCGACGTCACCGACCGCGCACGGCTCCGTCAGGCCGTCAGGTCCTGCCCGCGTCTCGACGTCATGGCGGCGGTGGCCGGGATCATGCACAGCAGCGAGGTGCTGGACACCCGGGACGAGGACCTCGACCGGGTTCTCGGCGTCAATTTCAAGGGGGTGCTCCACTCCTGCCGGGAAGCGGCCCTCCTCATGATCGAGCAGGGCATCCGCGGCAGCATCGTCACCATGGCGTCGGGCGCCGTGGACACCGGCGGGCGCGGACTGCTCTGCTACGGCGCCGCGAAGGCGGCGGTCGTGCAGCTGACGAAGACGCTGGCGACCGAGATAGGCCCGCACGGCATCCGCGTCAACGCGGTCGCGCCCGGCTGGACCCGTACGCCGATGACCGACCACCACGGGGAGGCCCAGGCCCACACCGAGGCGGTCATGGCCCGGCTGTCGCCCCTGGGCCGGGTCGGCGAGGCCGAGGACGTCGCCCATGCCGTGCTGTACCTGGCCTGCGACGCCTCGGCGTTCACGACGGGTCAGATCCTGCGCCCGAACGGCGGCGTCGCGATGCCGTGGTGA